A region of the Silene latifolia isolate original U9 population chromosome 9, ASM4854445v1, whole genome shotgun sequence genome:
taagccaactgctcaccatccacgaatggatcactaaagttttgaaaacaataaaaagggttaGTCAACTGGACAACCAAAATAAGAACTCACAATAACACAATCCAATCAAACTGTAACCAatcaatcctccaaactccaacaatCACCAGTagccgactacacaccgaaatgTGTAGCCCTGTCGGGTTCTAATCGCAATGGGAGACCCACACCACTAGTGGGGACAGCCGCCttaccacctaagcctcgctcattgcaacgagcgaacccagatcattaatgtgcatatcccccttATGACGGGAGCCATAAGGGacgaacatggggttggaaccatctcccgagATTGGCTCCATAATCAATCCAATAACCAATGTAATCACAATCCACAATCATAATCATATTACCAACAATCAATCTTAGttaccaacttataatcaattgTGCAACAccctaagtagggaaaccctaatgGATCAAATATCCACGCTAAAGCACAGAAAAGCAAGCTAGAACGCCTCCCCCTATGAAGTCCTCACCTATTATGATATCGCATAATCAATCAACTACACATCATATGATTATCTaccccaaaatccccaaatcaacCGATTAGGGTTTGCATAACTATAACCttaataacaaattaacaaaGGTATAAGCCTTACTGATTAAAACTACGCGGAATGAGATGCAAAAGCCTCAAATCGGATAACCCTAGGCTTCAGAGTGATTAGAATAATCAGAGAACCAGTAAACATGGTTTTTAGAATTTGAGAAAATGATTATCAAATGATTAGGAACTGTTAACCACGTTTTTATATTTCTCTAATTGTTATAACCAATACCGCGGAACTtaacccgtcagaccgggtactcggtcgagtacctgaagTATTCGGTCGAGTACGCCCTACTCGACAGATCTCcttactactcggccgagtgcacccaaAACAATAGCCTATCTAAAAGCACTTGACGACttaatcggccgagtatggtctactcgaccgagtaagctgaaaccagaaaaccgtggtattatagtcttccATCCTTAAAAACAAACTTTGTCCCCAAAATTCACACCATACGTGATACAAACATGCAAAACCCAACCTACTAACCATGCAACTCGAAAAGAGCACCCCACTCAAAAGACACTAACCAATCACCTAACCATAAACAACTATGATCACATAACCCGAAACACAACCATACCGACCTCAAAACTACCCAAAACACATGCGATCATCTCTTATCCCCCTTAAAAGACAAAGGTTATGACCCCGTAaccaatcatacctgctcaaaaaGATGTGGGTATTGCCTCTTCCGGCTTCCATGTGTCTTCTtacacattgtgattagaccataaCACCTTAAGCAACATGGTTTCACCATTCCTTATCTTGCGCACATTACGATCCAATATCTCCTTTGGCACCTCCGTATAAGTTAGAGCTTCATAAAGCTTAATATTCTCCACCTCAAGCACGtgagatggatcactcacatactttaaAAGTTGTGACACATGAAAAACATGATGCACTCGATTGAGAGATGACAACAAGGCTAGCCGATAAGCAACTTCACCTacccgatccaaaatctcatatggaccTGTGAAtttctgactcaacttccctctcttgccaaacctcataacgtcgcgcataggtgacactttcaataGGACCTCGTCACCCACCTCAAAGTCGATGTCCATGCGATGGAAATCCGCATCTCTTTTGCCGATTTTGAGCTGCTTccatcttttgtcgaatcaagTGTACTTGTTCAACCATATCTTGTAGCATTTGTGGTCCTAAAACCTCATCTTCAGCGCTATCGTCCCAATACactggactcctacacttcctcccATACAACGTCTCAAATAGTGCTATCCCAATCCTCGTGTGATAGCCactgttgtatgaaaactcaatcaaatcaatTCTATCCTCCCAACTCTCACCAAACTCCAtcgcacaagctcgcaacatgtcttctaaggtcttgatagtcctttCATTTTGACCATCTATTGTAGGATGAAACaccgtactcatctttaaggtagtccccATTAATTCCTGCAATtgttgccaaaaccgtgatataaatctcgcatatCTATCTGATACAATACCCTTTGGTACCGCGTGTAACTGTACTACATGCTTCCTATCCCTAAGAGCCAGTTGAATCTTACTcaaagtatctttcattggaataaaataAGTCGGGCGACTTGTCAGACGATCGACATCACCCAGTTAATGTTATTACCCTGCTGAGTTCTCGGTAACCCCACaataaaatgcatagaaatggattcccatttCCATTCCGGTACGTCAACTGACTGAATCATACCTTGTGATCTCCGTTGTTCCACTTGACCCTTTGCCAAGTCAAACACCTAGTCACAAATTCAGCTACCTCTTCCTTCATGTcgggccaccaaaacgtcttcttcaAGTCCTTATACAGCTTGTCACCTCCCGGATGTACCAAACAAGGAGTGCAGTGAGCCTCCATCATAATCAACTTCTTTAACTTAGCATCATTAGGCACACACCACCTCTCATAAAATTAAACACTTCCATATGTAAGGATATAAAATCTTTAAATCGTACCCTTCTCCACTCTTGTCTTTCACTCCTGAATTTAAGGATTAAGTACCCGTTTCCTTTTGATGCCATCATAAATTTCAGGCTCGATAGTCAAATCATCGATGACATCTCCCTTGCGAATCATGTGAATCCCCATCTTAGCCATCTCATCCTTCAATTTCATTAGTGACATGGTAGTGCATAGCGAATGCATACTCTTTCTACTTAAAGCATCTGCAACctcattagccttcccttcatggtatatgatctTCATACCATAgtccccaatcaactccatccaccttctctgatgcatgttcaactccttttgagtgtagATGTACTTTAAGCTCTTAGGATCTGAAAACAGCTTAAATGTTGCCCCGTataggtaatgcctccaaatctttagagcaaatACAATCGCgcccaactccaaatcatgagtaggatagttctcttaTACGGCTTTAGCTGTCCcaaagcataggcaatgacttttccATTTTGAATCAAGACACATCCTAAACTATTCTTCGAAGCATCAGTGTAAACCTCGAAGTTCTCACTCCCCTCAGGCATAGCTAGAATGGGAGCTGTAGTCAAATGCACTTTTAGTgcttggaacgccgtctcacaactctgaTCCCAACGAAAtagtctctttcctcatcaaagctgtcataagtctagcaatcttggaaaaATCGTTCACGAATCTTTTGTTGTAActagccaaacccaagaaactcggAATTTCAGCAACATTTTTCCGTGCTTCCCCTCAATCTTTCTAGGAACTACAGCTACACCATACTTTgaaatcacatggcccagaaaggccaccttctctaaccaaaactcacacttggacaacttagcatatagctgattatctcgcaaagtctgcagtaCTAACCTCAAATGCTTCTCGTGCACTTCATTAGTCTTAggatagactaagatgtcatcaataaaaAGCACTACAAACCTATCCATAAACGGACTGATGATCCGGTTCATAATATCTATGAACACCGTCGATGCATTAGTCAACtcgaaaggcatcaccacatactcatagtgaccatagcACGACCGgaaagctgtcttaggaatatcttcatccgcgatcctcaactggtgataacccgacctcataTAAATCTTTGAAAATACCCCGACTCCACTCAactggtaaaaaagatcatcaatgCTCGGCAAGGATATCTGTTCTTCACGGTAACATGGTttagctctctgtagtcgatgcacaacctcatactaccatccttctttTTCACGAATAGAACTAGAGCACCTAAGGCGATATACTAGGTTAAATGTATCCCTTATCCAACAACGTATTCAGCTGCTTCTTTAACTCTTCCAAATCTTTTGGTTCCATAAGGTACGGAGCCTTAGATATAGGTCCCGTCCCTGATTTAAGCTTATCGCTGAAATCAATGTCCCTCTTAGGAGGTACCCCTGGTATCTCTCCCGGAATGACATCATCGAACTCACTTACCACAGGTATCTTTGCTGCTGACGGCTCCTCCCCCTGAGtatctgtaataccccgtattttggtAGCATTTATAATTGCATTTTAGTGTATTAATTATAACGTCTATAATTAATGAAAGTGAGTAAGACGGAATAATAGAATCAAGGGGTTTTCTATATGGTACCCCTATGTTTTTTCTATTTCTATATGGTACCCCTccttttttcaaaaaaatcaatggTGCCCCTGAAGTCCTTTACTTATTCTACACCATGACCTAAGTTTAAATTTTCGTCAAATTTTCCGTTAGTTCTAACTTTCTATCCAACAATCTTCATCTTCCTCCTTatcaatcttcatcttcttccccaTATTTTAATTTCTTTGCTCCCGTTTTCATATTTTTcagcaatttatttatttttctcatttgtttaacTTATAAACTTATATAATTTCTCTCACATTCTTCTTTATTTTCTATATCTTTCAATTAACAAAGCCTTCAAAAAAGTAAAATCTCAAATTTATCCCAATTTGTATGAAATTTCTATCTACCATTGAAGGAAAGGTCTATGAATTCAACTCTCAAATTTGTGGGTGAAGTGTCAGGAAGTTTGCTTTTTAAAAGAAGTTACTGAGGGTAAAGGACGAGAGTTTGAGTGATTGTGGGATGCGTAAATGAGTTTTTTTGCTATAGGTATTTTCATGGTGACTTGTTTATTGATGGCCatggtggtggtgtggtgtgAATTTCTAAGAACACAATTAAACATGGTTAATGAAAGATGAATTTGTAGCTGTGAAATAAGCCACAAATGTACTTAACGGAGTAACTGATGGAACACATAATTGAAGGTCATGGaaattattactattataatttAGGGGTATCATTAATATTTATGAAAAAAGAAGGGTACCACGTAGAAATTGAAAAAACACGAGGGTACCGTATAGAAAAACCctagaataaaataataaataaaggtTTAGTAGGGAATTAGCACTGGCTGTGTATTACTCGGttagtattaataataatagtaatatttatataagaatagtaataataataatataaataaagtttccTAATTGCTTTTCTACAAATTATAAATAGAGAAGAGGGACTTTACCCTAACTTATTCAATCATAAATTGAAATTAATTCACAAAAAGGGAGAATAAGAGATCTAGAGAAAGAGGAAGGGATTTAAGATCAAATAATCGacaaaaggtaagaccgtctcataatATATTCAACTAATGTTTATATTGTTTTGTATCGTGATTAAGACCACCGTGCACCACCATACACGCAACCCAAGGGACCGTGACTTTGACCATAGGCTAGCTTGGACCACCGTGACCTCACATGACCCATATGTGACCGTCAAGAGCTGACCTGGGGTGGTTAATTGGGCGGTTTTTGTGGTTAGGGTGTGGTGAAGCCGTGTTATTAAAACGGGTGAATTGGACATTTTTCGTTGATCGTCGTGACCTGGGTTGGGGTTggttggtggtgggtggtggtgtcgacccttgtggtggtggttggaggGTTAAAGGTGGAaccttggtggtggtggtggtggccggaAAATGTGAAAACAGgggatttttggtgttttgtttaaaaccgtcttaagacggctgccgtggctatggtggttgcttcGAGGGAGTTTGGACACCACCACAGGAATCGCCATGAGTcagtggtggttatggtggtggcGAGTGGAGGTGTGGCTCCTTATTGTGGTCATGGTTGTGGGTTTTGTAGGCGGTGGATATGGGTGGTGTTGGGGTGTGTCCGTAGAGGTGGGTCTAAGAGCGTGGGTTTATGGCCTGGTGGTTGGGCTCGATGGAGGACCTGGTGGATGGTTGGGCTCACCGTGGTGGTGGGTGTTGACCACGGTGAGGCTCACGGGTTTTCACCTTATGTCGGGGTTGTTTGACCGTGGTTTGGGACACGGGTAAGGGGGTGATTTCGTGGGTGTTTGTGGGTTGTGTTAAAGCCATTATGATGTGTTTTATTTCGTAaatttaataaataataataataaatcgtaattaattaataaatgagtgcagtaaattaataattaaattataatattgtcttaggtgacggttttgaagTGGAGTATTTCTGATTTTTTCTTGGTCTGCGTAATTGGATTTTAACTGCAAAGgtaggttatctactcaactGGAATATGATCTGTGATACTTGTCCTATGGATATTATTTAGAGAATGGACATTAATTGCTGGATGTTTAGTGATGTGAATTGTTATTATTTATCCATTTTTGAGTATTCATGTTGCATATATTTATATTGTTGAATTGGTTGAACGAGTATTGGTAAGCTCCAAGCTTAGTcgctggtggataacgtgtgaaTTGGATGGCCTCAGGCTTAGTCGCTGGTGGGTAACGTGTGAATACCCCGgtccagggattggcgggatgaatggatGTTTCGGAGATGTGAATTGGTTGTTGAGCATTTGCATATCTTGATTTCTATTATTATTGTATTGTATTCATGTTGTTTAGATACTCCTACTCAACGGTTTGGTCGACCGTGTATTCAGTAAACAgctgtgatgaaccaattattgaGGAGCAGATTGACTGACAAGTACTAGAGGATAGCAGACTGGGAGCATGGGACGTGACATGAATGTCGATGGAACGTATAGAACTCTAGCTCACTTAGATAGATTATTAGATACTTCACTTATTTTATTTCCGCTGAAAAATTGTATTTAATTATATTTCTATTAAGTCTTTTGGTTAAGTAAACTATACTAAGGCCTttaaacatttatttatttaaaagtattgttgtttgttttactttgttattcaTTACCTCGGGcaatccgagatggtaacatcttcttttatctaggaatgcctagtTAAGGCCCTTGGataaataggggtgttacaaagtggtatcagagcaaacatTCCTCATgcctaaaactaatgaacaacAATGAATATAGcatgtgtctaataaaataaaccccgggtagaaactttTAGGAGCCCCTTAGGCTTGGGATAAGTAAGAGGCCCCTCTCACACCAAACTtccggccctttcagttttgaaccggttacctttaGAGAAAATTTAAGAGTGGGGTAACTAAAATGAAATTGTATTAATTCTTAAGGGTCAATTGTTTGCCTTAAGAAGAATATTGCTAACCTTGCTGCAGGATGCGAAGTGAGGTAAATATTATGTTGTGGTATGGATGGCCTAAGGCCGTGTAATATGGGGGTACATTGGAAGTTGTTTTACAATTGAGTGATCTTATGAATTATATGGTGAATTTGATAATCAATCGGTTTATTTATTTGAGAATGCAAATGCTAGTAATGTTAATTGAAAGCTTCATATGCTTGGATTTTGGTGTGATATGTGTAGTATAATTAATATGgctagtgatatgcggattttGTGACCCTAAACCATGATAGATAGCGATAATTGGTAAAGTATATTGTAATTTATGAATTGTGAATGGCGTTGTAGGGGTGTGGCTCACGGTGGTCGTGAGGTAATAAGGGGCTGTGGAGGCCGCGGAGGGGATCACCGTGTGGGCTGGCTAGTGGCAAGTCAGTCCATCACATGTTGTTTTGTTTGTAGGGATACCTATTTTAAACCTTATGCCATATTTCCTAAGTAGAAGATTATGTGTtccattttatttcttatatCAAAATCATGCCTCCAAAGAAATCTACACCTACACCTACTTCTATGTCTCAAGAGGAGAAAGATCGTCTGATTGCTATGAATAAAGATTTAACAGCTGCCTTGAAGTCAAAGGGGTCAGCTCAGGATCTAGCTAAGGTGAGTGCTTCTATTGCGAGGCACAACTCGACGAAGTATGATAGGCTATGTGAACCATCTTTATTGGGAGATTGGTACATGGAGTTTGACAACCTTTTTTAGCTCCTAAAGTGTCCTGCGGAGgtgcaagtagatcaagctgcttactatcTGAGAGGGAAAGCTGGTTTGTGGTGGACCCGTAATAAAGAGGCCATAAGAGAAGCTAGTGAGGGGAATAACTCTCCTTATGTGAAGTGATCAGGATTCAAGAAGGTTATGAGAGCTGTATTTGTTCCGGAGAATATTAAGAGCAAAATGAGAGCAAAATTTGATTCCTTTAAGATGACCGATGAGATGACAGTGGAAACCTATTACAACAGGTTTATGGAGTTTTCGGAGTATGTGGCAGACTTAAATTTCAGTGATGAGATGTTGGTACTTAGATTAGGGAAGGGGTTAATAACAACTATCAAGAAGAGGCTGGTAGCTGGTCAGCCAAGTAGCACGGATGATGTATACCAGAGAGCCGGACATGCGGAGAGAATTAACGATATGCTAAATAAGGAGAAGAAGGAAAAAGGTGAGAAAATAAAGGCTGAGTCTACAAGTGAAAATGCTGGGAACACGAAGCAAAATGCAAGTCAATTTCATTCATATTTCTCGAATAGTGCACCGAATAGAGGAGTGGGCCGTGGGAATTTTGGCCGAACTAGACCGGTGGGTGGTAGCAGAGTTAGTTGTTTCCAGTGTGGGAAGCTGGATCATAAAGTTGCTGATTGCATAGTTTTTCTGGGTGGCCAAGGAAGGGGATATACTATTGTGAACCAAAGTGAAGGATTTCGCACTCCTATGCAGAGCTATGGAACTATAATTAGAGTTCTGGAGGTAGAAGCTATCAGAGGAACAACAACAACTATTCTAATCAGATCCGTTACAACAATAATCAAGGCACGGGAAATGGAACCTTTCAGAAGATAATGAATGGAGGAGGTCAACAAAATAGGTCAGCAGCTGAGGATGTTGCTCACGTTGTCAcgggtacattccttgttaattatAAACCAACCTTTATTCTGTTTGACTCGGGGGTAACCCATTCCTTTATATCAAGTGAACATGTTAgagtgatgcgatcccgctaagtgttcacaaattaagatgtggtcgttggtcacggtcgaatcaaaacacaatttatagcttaacaagcaactctacaattagtaaagaggcaagtaaatgtcggatcccaagggacgggagttgaaatgagatttctattgtaactagtggtgtctaaggggtgtcacaaattgggttgatgtagaaggttactaaactagaataacaatgaaaataaacaagcaagatgaataaaaaggggtgtaaacaattgattaaaggcactagggtgtcatgggatcataggggaatcatgggatttgatcatacaaacatgttctcaaattataagcaagcaattattgttgtgatggattgagttgggttatatcttacaatcctaggaaagtttgggtcccggagccgaatcgattagattgtacaacacctacaagtcgacttaatcttccctactcaacgacatgcatggtctaatgagactcgagttgggttatgtcttacaagtctcattgaaaagataggagatgatagtaaatgcaaggattcataggcttagcatttcatcaaatataacatgtgcatgagttgagatcaaaacaagcaatcaaataaaacatgaaagcatattaatttaagcatgaatcattccccatgttggtttcccctaatcacccattaaccctagctaagagactactcactcattatcatgttgatcatgctagcaaggttgccaatcatactaacaatatgaaacatgatgaataaatgaaagtaattaacaataattaaaaagggattaagagattattgttggggttggtgtccttaacagttagtgcaaggacttgtaaacctctaaaaggatcaaagggcatactttggtattattatcagttgatccacgtttatcaataacggttggcttgctagataagtttgacgttattgtcatacagatggcggtgatcaactggtccctaaaagtca
Encoded here:
- the LOC141602133 gene encoding uncharacterized protein LOC141602133 is translated as MELIGDYGMKIIYHEGKANEVADALSRKSMHSLCTTMSLMKLKDEMAKMGIHMIRKGDVIDDLTIEPEIYDGIKRKRLKKLIMMEAHCTPCLVHPGGDKLYKDLKKTFWWPDMKEEVAEFVTRCLTWQRVKWNNGDHKELMGTTLKMSTVFHPTIDGQNERTIKTLEDMLRACAMEFGESWEDRIDLIEFSYNSGYHTRIGIALFETLYGRKCRSPVYWDDSAEDEVLGPQMLQDMVEQYVSDPSHVLEVENIKLYEALTYTEVPKEILDRNVRKIRNGETMLLKVLWSNHNV